The stretch of DNA AAACTCCAGAAGTTCTTCTTTAGCCATACAATACCCGTTCTTGCGACCTTTTCTTGTGTTTGCAGGACGCCGGCGCGCTCCCGGCATCCGGCGGGGGGACTATACATGAACTCCGCCCGAAAGCACCGCTCGAGAGACGTCAATTTTTCCTATTTAACTTCAAATAGTTAGGCCCGTTTTGAGATCAAATCGGGAAATCGCGCCTTGATCCTTTCCGTCAGCAGGCGACGCACGTCGCGGAACGCCTCCATGCGCGAATCGCGGTTTCCCCCCACCAGCATGGGATCGGGGATATCCCAGAACTCGACCTCCGTCGCGGAATGGCGCGTCACCTCCAGCGCCCGTTCGTGCGCCTCCGGCGAAAGGGTGATGATCAGATCGGCCGAGCCATCCTCGAGATCATCGAAGGTCTTGGGCTTGTGTGTGGAAAGATTGATCCCGATTTCCTTCATCGCGGCCACGGCAAACTCGTTGCGCTCGGCCGCAAGAACACCGATCGAATCGACATAAGCGGCAAACTCGATCAGAGATTTCATCAGCGCCTCGGCCATTGGTGAGCGCACGGCATTGCTGGTACAGGCGAAAAGTATGGCGCTGGGGCGGCTGGTCATGGCGGCTATCCCCGAACGTGCAACACGCACAGCAGCGTGAAAAGACGCCGGGCCGTGTCGAAATCGAGTTCTATCCGCTCGGCCAGTGTTTCGCGAAGCTGCTCCGAGCCTTCGTTGTGAAGCGACCGCCGGCCCATATCGATCGCTTCGATCTGCGAGGGTGGAGCCGTCTTGATCGCGGAATAATAGCTCTCGCACACAAGGAAGTAGTCCTTCACCACCTGGCGCAGCGGCTTCAACGACAGGGAGAACCTGGACACGGGCTGACCCTCCTGGTCGCTGACATCGAACACAAGACGGTTATCTTCGAGCGAAAGCACAAGATTGTACGGCCCGCCCTCATGGCCTTTGGGCGAGAAATGATTCTGCTCGAGGATATCGAAGATCGCGACAGCGCGTTCATGTTCGACCTCCGGCGTGCGCCGGATGAAGACGCGTTCATCCAGTTCGAGACGCTGGATGCGCTGGCGCGATTCGCCGAACCCCGCCGCGGGCAGCCGTTTCGTCGCAATGCGCTTTCCCGCGTCATTCGCCATCCGACGCGTCCAGCCGAACCCGCACGGATTCCGCATGAGCACCCAGCCCCTCGGCTTCTGCCAGGATGACGGCCGCCGGGCCGATCTTGCGCAGCCCCCGGGGCAGACAACGGACGACCGAGGTGCGTTTCATAAAGTCGAGAACGCCCAGGCCCGACGCGAAGCGGGCCGCCCGCGATGTCGGCAGGACATGATTGGGGCCGGCGACGTAATCACCGATGGCTTCGGGCGTATGATAACCCATGAAGATGGCGCCGGCGTTGTGAACGCGCGACGCAATCGTTTCGGGATCGGCCACGGCAAGCTCAAGGTGCTCGGGCGCGAGGCGGTCGATGAGGCGCGGCGCCTCGTCGAAATCGCGGACCACGATCACGACACCGAAATCCAGCCAGCTCGCCCGCGCGATCTCGGCGCGCGGCAACTTGTCGAGCCAGGACTCGACGGCCGCCTCGACCGCCAGTGCGTAATCGCGGTCGTCGGTCAGCAGGATGGCCTGAGCCAGCGGGTCGTGTTCCGCCTGACTGAGAAGGTCCACCGCCGTCCATTCGGGATCATTGCCGCGGTCGGCGACCACGAGAATTTCCGACGGACCGGCGATAAGGTCGATGCCTACCTGTCCGAAAACCTGACGTTTGGCCGAAGCCACATAGGCATTTCCCGGCCCGACGATCTTGTCGACCGGCGCAATCGATTCCGTCCCGTAAGCGAGCGCGGCCACCGCCTGCGCACCCCCGATGCGATAAATCTCGTGAACGCCCACACGATCGGCCGCGGCCATGACCAGCGGGTTGAGTTCGCCTCCCGGAGTCGGCACGACCATCACGAGGCGCGTCACCCCCGCGACGATAGCGGGCAGTGCATTCATCAGAACAGAGCTTGGATAGGCGGCCCGCCCGCCCGGAACATAAAGGCCGACCGCCTCGACCGGGCGCCAGCGCGCGCCCAGCTCGACTCCGCTGTCATCAGTGTACCGGTCGTCCTGCGGAAGCTGCCGGGCGTGAAAAGTCTCGATCCGCCGGGCTGCGAGGTCGAGGGCGTCGAGTGTTTTGGCCGGCACGCGGGCGCAAGCTCGGGCGATGTCTGCCGCGCCGACGCGAAGTGCATCCGCGGTGAGCTCGAAACGGTCGAATTCCCGCGTCAGGCGCACCAGCGCCTTGTCGCCTTCGCGGCGGACATCCCGGATGATGCGGCCGACGGTATCATCCACCGCCTCATCCTGATCGCGGCGAACAGAGATGATTTCGGCGAACCGGTCCTCGAAATCCGGATCAACGGTCGACAACCTATGCGCCATTGATAGCCTCGCTGAATTTATTTATCCACTCGCCCACATCCGGGCGGGTCTTGAGGGCGGTGCGATTGACAATAAGCCGGGAGGAGACGTCCGCGATATGCTCGATCTCAATCAGATTATTGGCCTTGAGGGTATTGCCGGTGGAGACGAGATCGACGATCCGCTGGCAAAGCCCGAGGCTGGGGGCGAGTTCCATCGCGCCGTTCAGCTTGATGCATTCGGCCTGTACGCCACGCGCGGCGAAATGGCGCCGGGTGATCTCGGGATACTTGGTCGCGACCCGAACGTGGCTCCAGAGCGCCGGGTCGTCGCCGGCCACCATCTCGGCCGGCTCGGCCACCGCCAGCCGGCAGCGCCCGACCCCCAGATCTAGGGGCGCATACAGATCGGAATAGTCGAATTCCATCAGGACATCACTGCCGGCCACGCCGAGTTGGGCGGCGCCGAAGGCAACGAAAGTGGCGACGTCGAAGCTGCGCACCCGGATGATCTCCAGCTTGTCCAGATTGGTCGCAAATCTGAGCAGCCGGCTCTCGGGATCGTCGAAGGCGGGCTCGGGCTCGATCCCGGCCCGGCGCACCACGGGCATGACCTCGCTCAGAATGCGGCCCTTGGGCAGGGCCAGCACAAGCTTGTCGGTCGAATTTGCGTTGTCCGGCACGAAGCCTCCCTGATCTGCACCTGTTCCCGACTGGGCGCCCGTCCAGGGGCCGTCCGGGCGGCGGGCCGCCCGTTTATCACGAAGTCGGGCGGGATGGCCACCTTAACCGGGCAAGGCCCGGCCGGGGACGGAAAATCGCTTTCAGCCGTGCCACGGCCGCCATCTGGTGGGCCACGGATCAGCCAGGTCCTCCAGCTCGCAGGACAGGGCGGACAGGGTCAGCCGCAGGCTTGCCCCGCCGGCAAAGGTCAGGCGCAGCACGAGGGTGCCATCGTCCGCGCCGGCCGGCCGGTTCTCCAGGGAAAGGGCGAGGAGTTCGAGAAACCCGCCCTTTGCCGCCTCTTCCAGCGCGCGGCGCTGAACCGACCGGACGTGGTGGACGGCGAAACCGGACAGCACCCGCGCGAAGCGGGGCCGGGCATGCAAGCCCCGGCTGAGCGGACCGTACCGGAGGTTTTCCCAACAGAACCGGCTTGCCGTCAGGGCGAACAGCCCCTCTTCCGGCACATAGGCGATGTCGGCCAGGGCCACCACCGCGTCCTGCAGCAGCAGCGACAAGGTCTCGATATCCGCCTTGTCCCGGGCGCGCAGTCTGAGAGGAGCCTCGGTGGTCATGACCCTATTTGATCCGCTCGATCCTCGCCCCGCAAGCGGACAGTTTCTCCTCGATCCGTTCATATCCACGGTCCAGATGATAGACCCGGTTGACAATCGTCTCGCCGTCGGCCGCGAGCCCCGCCAGCACCAGCGACACCGAGGCCCTCAGATCGGTCGCCATTACCGGCGCGCCGGTCAGGCGCGGCACGCCGCGAATGATCGCGGAAGCCCCGTGGACGTGGATATTCGCCCCCATGCGACACAGCTCGGGCACATGCATGAAGCGGTTCTCGAAAATCGTCTCCGTCAGCATGGACGCGCCATCCGCCAGGGTCATGACCGCCATGATTTGCGCCTGCAGGTCGGTCGGAAAACCGGGATAGGGTTCCGTCATGATATCGATACCATGAAGCGAGCCGTTGTCCCGGGACACGCGAAGTCCCCGATCGGTCGGCGTGATCGAGATTCCCGCTTCGCGCAGCATGGTGATCCCTGTCTCCAGCAGGTCGGCCCGGGCGCCCACCAGCTCGA from Alphaproteobacteria bacterium encodes:
- the hisD gene encoding histidinol dehydrogenase translates to MAHRLSTVDPDFEDRFAEIISVRRDQDEAVDDTVGRIIRDVRREGDKALVRLTREFDRFELTADALRVGAADIARACARVPAKTLDALDLAARRIETFHARQLPQDDRYTDDSGVELGARWRPVEAVGLYVPGGRAAYPSSVLMNALPAIVAGVTRLVMVVPTPGGELNPLVMAAADRVGVHEIYRIGGAQAVAALAYGTESIAPVDKIVGPGNAYVASAKRQVFGQVGIDLIAGPSEILVVADRGNDPEWTAVDLLSQAEHDPLAQAILLTDDRDYALAVEAAVESWLDKLPRAEIARASWLDFGVVIVVRDFDEAPRLIDRLAPEHLELAVADPETIASRVHNAGAIFMGYHTPEAIGDYVAGPNHVLPTSRAARFASGLGVLDFMKRTSVVRCLPRGLRKIGPAAVILAEAEGLGAHAESVRVRLDASDGE
- the hisG gene encoding ATP phosphoribosyltransferase, giving the protein MPDNANSTDKLVLALPKGRILSEVMPVVRRAGIEPEPAFDDPESRLLRFATNLDKLEIIRVRSFDVATFVAFGAAQLGVAGSDVLMEFDYSDLYAPLDLGVGRCRLAVAEPAEMVAGDDPALWSHVRVATKYPEITRRHFAARGVQAECIKLNGAMELAPSLGLCQRIVDLVSTGNTLKANNLIEIEHIADVSSRLIVNRTALKTRPDVGEWINKFSEAINGA
- a CDS encoding UPF0262 family protein, giving the protein MANDAGKRIATKRLPAAGFGESRQRIQRLELDERVFIRRTPEVEHERAVAIFDILEQNHFSPKGHEGGPYNLVLSLEDNRLVFDVSDQEGQPVSRFSLSLKPLRQVVKDYFLVCESYYSAIKTAPPSQIEAIDMGRRSLHNEGSEQLRETLAERIELDFDTARRLFTLLCVLHVRG
- a CDS encoding DUF2948 family protein; protein product: MTTEAPLRLRARDKADIETLSLLLQDAVVALADIAYVPEEGLFALTASRFCWENLRYGPLSRGLHARPRFARVLSGFAVHHVRSVQRRALEEAAKGGFLELLALSLENRPAGADDGTLVLRLTFAGGASLRLTLSALSCELEDLADPWPTRWRPWHG
- a CDS encoding low molecular weight phosphatase family protein, which encodes MTSRPSAILFACTSNAVRSPMAEALMKSLIEFAAYVDSIGVLAAERNEFAVAAMKEIGINLSTHKPKTFDDLEDGSADLIITLSPEAHERALEVTRHSATEVEFWDIPDPMLVGGNRDSRMEAFRDVRRLLTERIKARFPDLISKRA